The Drosophila bipectinata strain 14024-0381.07 chromosome 2L, DbipHiC1v2, whole genome shotgun sequence genome has a segment encoding these proteins:
- the LOC108132276 gene encoding uncharacterized protein has protein sequence MDKLRANNTGGENPFKRPMNALQKQWYRVLLARRVGFGQRPPPDEKEVTYSDICRKRYAASFRRYNERFRREMAKHEEMQRCAIDAMRVHRTFAITTLWLPLHSKREINSTLETLEQVLTAKERRRLQEILKQNDSWNPRR, from the exons ATGGATAAGCTGAGAGCCAACAATACCGGCGGAGAGAATCCCTTCAAGCGGCCAATGAATGCCCTGCAGAAGCAGTGGTATCGCGTCCTCCTGGCCAGGAGAGTGGGATTCGGGCAACGCCCGCCGCCGGATGAGAAGGAGGTAACCTA CTCCGATATTTGTCGTAAGCGTTACGCGGCCTCCTTCCGGCGATACAACGAACGTTTCCGCCGGGAAATGGCCAAGCACGAGGAGATGCAGCGATGTGCCATCGATGCCATGAGGGTGCACAG AACTTTCGCTATAACAACACTTTGGCTGCCATTGCACTCGAAGCGGGAAATAAACTCGACTCTGGAGACCCTCGAACAG GTACTCACCGCCAAGGAAAGACGACGCCTGCAGGAGATACTCAAACAGAACGATTCGTGGAATCCGCGTCGGTGA
- the LOC108132437 gene encoding uncharacterized protein, translating into MERKSYDATFFQRALSKAYSCPNLSIEDFSINVVAPSGANFCSIIYRVALEFRRTSGSPLESGKYIIKDLHPVAADLGSKEQFMFEKILPEMESILKKAHLEEHKLSANCFFADVAPGKEIYILEDLAALGYSSLDRFHGLTIEEAKVCLQKIAQFHGASMALCQKQPDLVAKLTPSHYINGVSDPVTRAILLDGTAFVADLFAEELPEITRKMKSQIPEVYSNSMQKVVDSKLSSLNTIIHGDTWLNNIMVNRKEGKAVLLDFQGSFYGSPAIDLHFFFYTSLRSEDLFNRKDQLLDFYFRNLTDTLKACNFEGQLPTFDQLKNEMQRCLFYGYFSAVCEFPTCRAPSEVTDGFDVQTFLNPEKMLRKRHLMYANEECNVQRGMD; encoded by the exons ATGGAACGGAAGAGCTACGATGCCACTTTCTTTCAAAGAGCTTTATCAAAAGCCTACAGCTGCCCGAATCTGAGCATAGAAGACTTCTCCATTAATGTAGTGGCTCCCAGTGGTGCTAATTTTTGCAGTATTATTTATAGAGTGGCTCTGGAGTTTCGCAGGACTTCTGGTTCTCCTTTGGAGTCTGGAAAGTATATAATCAAAGATCTGCATCCGGTTGCAGCTGATTTGGGATCCAAAGAGCAGTTCATGTTTGAGAAAATACTCCCAGAAATGGAATCCATTCTCAAAAAAGCTCATCTCGAAGAACACAAATTGAGCGCCAA TTGCTTTTTTGCAGATGTAGCTCCTGGCAAGGAGATATACATCCTCGAAGATCTGGCAGCCTTGGGCTACTCTTCTTTGGATCGATTTCATGGCCTGACTATAGAAGAAGCCAAGGTGTGTCTTCAAAAAATAGCCCAATTTCATGGAGCTTCCATGGCCCTGTGCCAAAAGCAGCCCGATTTGGTGGCCAAACTTACACCTTCGCACTACATAAATGGTGTCTCTGATCCGGTTACTAGAGCTATCTTACTAGATGGCACCGCATTTGTAGCGGATTTATTTGCCGAAGAACTTCCTGAGATAaccagaaaaatgaaatcTCAAATACCAGAGGTCTATTCGAATTCAATGCAGAAAGTGGTTGATTCAAAACTGTCCAGCTTGAATACCATAATCCATGGAGATACCTGGTTGAATAACATAATGGTTAATAGGAAAGAGGGAAAGGCTGTTCTG CTTGATTTTCAGGGCAGTTTCTATGGAAGTCCAGCCATCGACTTGCACTTCTTTTTCTATACAAGTCTACGATCGGAGGACCTTTTTAACCGGAAGGACCAACTCTTGGATTTCTATTTCCGCAACCTTACAGATACCCTTAAAGCCTGTAATTTTGAAGGCCAGCTCCCTACTTTTGACCAACTAAAGAATGAGATGCAACGCTGTTTGTTTTATGGATACTTTTCTGCAGTCTGTGAATTTCCTACTTGCCGAGCTCCTTCGGAGGTCACTGATGGCTTCGATGTCCAAACTTTTCTAAATCCGGAGAAAATGCTGAGAAAACGTCACCTCATGTATGCCAACGAAGAGTGTAACGTGCAACGGGGTATGGACTGA
- the LOC108132438 gene encoding uncharacterized protein encodes MYENSVWETLQAVEQVEVSFNQTLKNIRNINKRYKTVSALKKQAQKRQDSFEAEIQAAITGPSYSKTSKVSKKASKNKKHKVIRKIKRVPTSKFFQGMKYIESPFLLPPTLSDDKVSEMAAPFLCVHTKSVYEIHNTSTTTTTQMVPRKPYRNMIRQLYRAARQKTQKDSRMREQDQALCPDCSISCSCSCFSSTCVCS; translated from the coding sequence atgtatgaGAACAGTGTTTGGGAAACGCTGCAGGCTGTCGAACAGGTCGAGGTGTCCTTCAACCAAACGCTTAAAAATATCAGAAACATTAACAAACGGTACAAAACGGTATCCGCCCTCAAAAAGCAGGCCCAGAAACGCCAGGACTCGTTCGAAGCTGAAATACAGGCGGCCATAACCGGACCAAGTTATTCCAAAACTTCAAAAGTATCGAAGAAGGCCTCCAAGAACAAGAAGCACAAGGTTATTAGAAAAATCAAGCGAGTCCCTACATCCAAGTTTTTTCAAGGTATGAAGTACATCGAGAGTCCGTTCCTCTTGCCACCCACCTTGTCCGACGACAAGGTCTCGGAGATGGCAGCACCCTTCCTGTGCGTCCACACCAAAAGTGTGTACGAGATTCACAATACGagtaccaccaccaccacccagaTGGTGCCACGGAAACCCTATAGGAATATGATCCGGCAGCTTTATCGGGCGGCGCGACAGAAGACCCAGAAGGACTCCAGGATGCGGGAGCAGGATCAGGCGCTGTGCCCGGATTGTTCCATCTCTTGCTCCTGCTCTTGCTTCTCCAGCACCTGTGTGTGCTCGTAA